The nucleotide sequence GCAAAAGAAAGACAGGAAAATGTTCTTGAAGGGATGATAAACCTCGGCTTTATATCAAAGGAAGAGGCTTCGGAATCTTTTGAAGACTATTGGGCTAACTTTGACTATACCCGAATTGCCCTATCGGCATGGCTTACCCGCGAAGATAAGGCCAGATGGTTTTCGGAATATGTAAGGCGTGAAGTGGCCGACAATATGCTGTATGGCACTATGAACCTTTATAAGGACGGATATACCGTACATACGACATGCGATTTAAGGCATCAAGAAATAGCAGATAGGGAGTTTCAAAAATACATTGCAATAGCCAATGACAGGGTTTCGGCCTCAACCTCCACATCATTCAGTCAGGCGGAACAATACAGTAACCTGACTGCCCTTTTAACCCTTTGCTTCGGAATAGAATCCCTGAATGTGGGAGAAAAACAGCTCAAGGTAAAAACCTCTTCCTATTATCAAAACAAACTGAACAGTACCATTGATGTACTAGCCCTAATGTGCGGTATAGACAACCTAAAAACTCTTACCAAACAATCAACAGCTAAAATGCAGGAAGTATTGATGGAAAGGGTGGTAGAAGGTACCTTTATCTCTATCGAAAATGAAACAGGATATATAACGGCCCTTATCGGCGGAAGCCAATACAGTGAAAGCAATCAGCTTATAAGGGCAACTCAATCAAAACTGCAAGTAGGAAGTACAATAAAACCTCTGATATATTCTGCAGCAATTGACGAAAAGGTAATCACAGCCGCTACAAGAATGGATGATACTCCTCAGGTTTTTGAGTCTGCCGACGGAGTACAGTATATTCCGAATAACTATGGCGGAAAATGGAACGGAACTGTTCTGGTATATAAGGCACTGCCCCTTTCATTAAATATTCCCGCTATAAAAACTCTCGAATTGGTAGGCTTTGATAGAGCCATAGACCGCATTGCCGGACTTATGGGAATCACGGACCCTGTTGAAATTGATAGGACATTTGAAAAGGTATATCCTTTGGCTCTCGGAATAAGCGCCGTAACACCTGTCCAGCTTTTAAGAGCCTTTGCTGTCTTCGGAAATCAGGGACGTGCCGTAGATCCGATAGCCGTAAGAGCCATAGAAAACAGGGACGGAGTTACAATCATGGATCCTGAACTTGACCTTAGAATTGAGCAAAGAAAGCGCGGAGCAGCTATGCAGGTTATAAGTCCGAGCAATGCCTTTATAATGACTGAGATTTTAAAAAAGACTATTACTCTGGGAACCTTGTTCAGTGCTTCTTCAGGCGGTAGTAAATTTGATTATAAAGATGAAAAAACAGGCAGAATATTTAGAATGCCGATGGCCGCAAAAACCGGAACAACACAAAACTGGTCGGACTCATGGGCGGCAATATATTCTCCATACTACTCTGCTATTGTATGGTATGGATTTGACAGAGGCGGGTATTCCTTAGGCACCGATAACACCGGAGCAGCTCTTTCAGGCTATGTAGCGGCAAACTTTATGCGTGAGGTACATAAAAATAAGCCCTTTAAAGACTTTGTAAGGCCCGAAAAAGGGGTAATAATGGTCGATGTATGTAAAAAATCGGGAATGATTCCTTCGGAAAACTGTACAGACGAAACCATTACCCTTCCCTTTTTATATGGAACAGAGCCGACCGAAATTTGTACGGAGCATACAGCCGGTATAAAATTACGGGATATCGGTATAGACAGAATTAAGGGCTCAGGAATGGCTCAAGGAGAAGAAGAAATAAAAATAGACACAGCACCTATTGAAATAGATCCTTCAATTTTTATAGATCCTCCGGCAGGCGGTGAAGGCGCAACCAAAACTAAAAATACTGAGGAAGTGTCAACCGAATCGGGAAATCCATGAATATAAAATAAAATTAGTCTTATCTTGCTATTGACTTTTTTTTTATTATCTGATAAAATCCATCTCAGTTGCGGCGGTGGTGGAATGGTAGACACGTCAGCTTGAGGTGCTGATGCCTTAACGGGTGTGCTGGTTCAAGTCCAGTTCGCCGCAAAAAAAAAGGTTTATTCGTGCGGAGGGTTTAATACCCCGACGCTTGCGTCGGGGTTGTTGATTTTAAGCGGTATAACTATACCACTTGAGATAAACTTTTTTTTTGCATAATTATTTTTGAACATAAAAAAAGCCCTTATAAGAAAATCATCTTATAAGGGCTTTATACTAAAGCTTTGTATAATTTTTAACGCTTATTTAAAGAGCTCGTATATTTCGTTGCGGTAAAGCTGATTTATCTTATGACGCATCATCTCGCCCTTTGCAGACAATTCCCGTCCTGCCTGAAACTCTTCCGGAAGCAGCACAATCTTGTTTATCCTTTCAAATAGTTTAAATCCTGTTTTTGAGTTAACCAGCTCTGCAACTTCAGCCTCATACATTTTCTGTACATTAGAGTCATGTATAAGCTCAGTAACAGGTACATTTCGTAATCCGTTATTTGCAGCCCATGATTGGAGGTTTTCTTTATGAACAACTATCAAAGCCCCCAAAGACCTTTGGTCTTGTCCCAAAACAACAGCTATTGAAATTAATGGAGACTCTTGCAGTTTTACCTCAATCGGAACAGGCTCGATGTTTTCGCCGCCCCTTAGAACTATCGTATTTTTTCGGCGTCCTTTAAGAATTAACTCTCCGTCAACAGTCTTTATTGCAAGGTCGCCGGTATCAAACCATCCGTCCTTATCGATAACTTCCGCAGTTCTTTCCGGATCCTTATAATAACCCTTTGTTACGGCATCACCACGTACAAGGAGCAAGCCTTTTCGGTTATGAGTCAATTCTTTTCCGTTTTTGTCGATGATTTTTGACTCAAAACACGCAAGCGGTGTACCCAGTGTTCCGAACACGGGTTTAGGCATCGGACGAACCGAAATAACGGGTGCAGTCTCGGTAATACCATAACCTTCCATTACATTTATACGGATAGCCCAGAAAAATTCGTCAACATTGGGCGGCAAGGCACCTCCGCCTGAAACACCCGCTCTAAAACATTTACCGAACTTTTTACGAATCGCGCGGTAAATAAGAAGATCTCCGATATAATAAAGAGGAGCTATACACAAAAGAGGAAGCACGGCCAAGATTGGATAGATTACCTTAGTTTTTCGTTGGAAGTGAGGACATTGACCGGTTACCCTGCGCTTTAAACGCATCGTCTTTATTCCGACTTCAATAAAGAACAAGAAAAGATAGTAAAGAGGACGTCCTCTTTTTTTCATAGCCTTAAAGATACCGTCATAAACAGCCTCCCAAATTCGCGGAACAGAGGGAAAAAGAGTCGGATTTATCTTTAACATATCTGCTAAAAGAATGCTTCCTATCGGCTTTGAATAAGCGATAGTACCGCCCGAAATTATTATAACATATTCGCAAGCCCTTTCAAAGGAATGCCAAACCGGAAGAACCGAAATTGCTTTTTGGCCGGGCTTAAGAATAATCCTATCCGGAAGCTCAACAAGCTGAGTCATAAAGTTTCTATGGGTCATAGTAACACCCTTAGGATTGCCCGTAGTACCTGATGTAAAGATTATTGAAGCCAAATCATCGGTATCTACATTTTCGGCATATTCTTCAGGTTTAAATTTACCTTCAATCCTAGCCGACTTACCCAAGTCAATAATATCGGCATATGTATGGAATTCGATTTTTCTTTCTTTTAGATTGAATTCTTCTTCAAGCTTTTTAAAATCAACATTATCGATACTGATTATAGACTCCAGCAGGGGGATTTCTGCAATATGGACAAGGACTTTCCGAATTTGAGCTTCATTTTCTAAAACGGCAAATTTACACTCCGAAAAAGAAAGAATGTGGGTAATTTCCTGCTCGGTGGCATCACAGCCCCGCGGAACATCGGCAGCCCCGATATTCATAATACCGAAACTTGCATGAAGCCATTCTTTACGGTTGTCGGCTATAAGACCTATGTGATCCTTTGGTCTTGCCCCTATGGAAAGCAAGCCCGCCGCAAAATCAAGCGCCGTTTCATAAAGCTCCTTGTAAGAAAGGCTTTTAAATTCCTTATCTTCGCCCTTAAACATTTGGGCTCTTATGTTGGGATATTTTTCCGAAATCCGTTTTAATAATAACGGTAGTGATTTGTCTAGAGTTCTCATACTATAAATGCTATCATAAATGTAAGAATATATCAATATATGAAGAAAAAATGTCAATCATTTATGTCAATAAATATGTCATATCAGCTTGATTTATATAGAGAAAATTGATATTATCCTAAAGGTTTAAGGTATTGCTTTTATGTACCTTTTAGGTCATCATAAGATACGCTTAACTTAAGGAGAAAAGGTTATGAAACACAAAAAAATTTTTCTTTGCGGTATTGCAATAGTATTAATTTTAGCATCATGTAAACAAGGTTTTTTAAAAAAAGTCAAAATAAAGGCTTCCCCGCAAGTTAAGGTTAATCTGGGTAGTAAGGAAGTAAATGTAGGAAATATTCTTTATGACAATATCGAAAAAAACTTAAAAGGCATTAATGATTTAAAAGTTTATAAATATACGCCAAAAGATAATCAAGGTAATACTCTTCACTATTTGTTTCACTATGAAGTGCCTAAAAAAGAAATAGATATGACGGAATATGTAGACAAAATAAACAGCATACCCTCAAAACAAGAAATAACCATTCCTACAATATCCGTAAATATTCCAACTATTAATATTAGTCACACTACGGGAACATTAAAGTCTGTACAAAACATAACCGGTAATGATCTGAGTATAAATAACGAAAAAATTGATATATCTCCTGACATTTCTATCCCATTAACTACACCTAATTTATCCTATGCGGACATCGAAAAGGGAATTCTGGAAATAACCCTAGACGGAATAGATGATACTTTAAAAGAAAAACTTACAATAAATTGCGAACATGTACAAATAAATCAAGGCAGTCAACTTTTAGGAAATTTTGAAAAAAAGGATAATCTAACAGGTAGCCTTAATTTAAAAAATAAACGAATTACAAACAATATAATTAAAGTTTCAGGACATGTAGAGATAAACGGTACAATTCCTGCCGATTATACACAAACAATCAATCTAGCATTAAAAATCAGCTCCAATATAGAAAAATTTAAAGAAATTAAAATTAATAACCAAACAATCTCAACAGATATTAATGAAACTATAACTATACCGGTCGATATAAAGAATTATATTGAAGAAATAACTTTAGATCCTATTTCTATAAAGGCTACCATAAAAAATAAATTATCTGCCGATATAGGAATAAAATTAGAATCTTCAGCCCTCAATATTCATCAAACAG is from Treponema denticola and encodes:
- a CDS encoding penicillin-binding protein 1A, which encodes MNKLSKIIYLYLILIFLILAGGSFALGKMMAMTKNIKQSELFVDFNPALPSRILDIRGDLITEFSLDEKRELINYGDISPNLIAALLAREDRLFYEHKGFRMKSIIRAVIGQLTRRSLGGGSTITQQIAGILYCDRTDKSVKRKIKELWWAIQMERRHSKDEIMMLYLNEAYFGGGTNGVSAASRFYFGHSASELTPAEAAILIIQLSNPTKYNPFNYPNRAKERQENVLEGMINLGFISKEEASESFEDYWANFDYTRIALSAWLTREDKARWFSEYVRREVADNMLYGTMNLYKDGYTVHTTCDLRHQEIADREFQKYIAIANDRVSASTSTSFSQAEQYSNLTALLTLCFGIESLNVGEKQLKVKTSSYYQNKLNSTIDVLALMCGIDNLKTLTKQSTAKMQEVLMERVVEGTFISIENETGYITALIGGSQYSESNQLIRATQSKLQVGSTIKPLIYSAAIDEKVITAATRMDDTPQVFESADGVQYIPNNYGGKWNGTVLVYKALPLSLNIPAIKTLELVGFDRAIDRIAGLMGITDPVEIDRTFEKVYPLALGISAVTPVQLLRAFAVFGNQGRAVDPIAVRAIENRDGVTIMDPELDLRIEQRKRGAAMQVISPSNAFIMTEILKKTITLGTLFSASSGGSKFDYKDEKTGRIFRMPMAAKTGTTQNWSDSWAAIYSPYYSAIVWYGFDRGGYSLGTDNTGAALSGYVAANFMREVHKNKPFKDFVRPEKGVIMVDVCKKSGMIPSENCTDETITLPFLYGTEPTEICTEHTAGIKLRDIGIDRIKGSGMAQGEEEIKIDTAPIEIDPSIFIDPPAGGEGATKTKNTEEVSTESGNP
- a CDS encoding AMP-dependent synthetase/ligase; translated protein: MRTLDKSLPLLLKRISEKYPNIRAQMFKGEDKEFKSLSYKELYETALDFAAGLLSIGARPKDHIGLIADNRKEWLHASFGIMNIGAADVPRGCDATEQEITHILSFSECKFAVLENEAQIRKVLVHIAEIPLLESIISIDNVDFKKLEEEFNLKERKIEFHTYADIIDLGKSARIEGKFKPEEYAENVDTDDLASIIFTSGTTGNPKGVTMTHRNFMTQLVELPDRIILKPGQKAISVLPVWHSFERACEYVIIISGGTIAYSKPIGSILLADMLKINPTLFPSVPRIWEAVYDGIFKAMKKRGRPLYYLFLFFIEVGIKTMRLKRRVTGQCPHFQRKTKVIYPILAVLPLLCIAPLYYIGDLLIYRAIRKKFGKCFRAGVSGGGALPPNVDEFFWAIRINVMEGYGITETAPVISVRPMPKPVFGTLGTPLACFESKIIDKNGKELTHNRKGLLLVRGDAVTKGYYKDPERTAEVIDKDGWFDTGDLAIKTVDGELILKGRRKNTIVLRGGENIEPVPIEVKLQESPLISIAVVLGQDQRSLGALIVVHKENLQSWAANNGLRNVPVTELIHDSNVQKMYEAEVAELVNSKTGFKLFERINKIVLLPEEFQAGRELSAKGEMMRHKINQLYRNEIYELFK